From Hydra vulgaris chromosome 15, alternate assembly HydraT2T_AEP, one genomic window encodes:
- the LOC136092460 gene encoding zinc finger MYM-type protein 5-like, whose translation MKRTYESGAQKCKKKPEKDEGVKKLPKLDQFFIKVNENATGLETNNLSAIIEKSTLACCESSPISAITLNDLSAQINRQSDAGLWADLSKEDVELWIQKGPEVCQNINDTFLASKTSYAENNRYCSKNLFTSKANGEEFKREWLIYSPSLGSVFCFVCKLFRVSQFALERMDLETGRIRFYR comes from the coding sequence atgaagAGAACATATGAAAGCGGAGCtcaaaaatgtaagaaaaaaccTGAAAAAGATGAGGgagtaaaaaaattaccaaaacttGATCAGTTTTTcattaaagtaaatgaaaatgCTACTGGATTGGAAACAAATAATTTGTCAGCAATCATTGAAAAATCAACTCTAGCTTGTTGTGAATCATCTCCAATAAGTGCAATAACTTTAAATGATCTGAGTGCTCAAATTAATAGACAGAGTGATGCCGGACTATGGGCTGATTTGTCTAAGGAGGATGTTGAATTATGGATTCAAAAGGGGCCTGAAGTCTGTCAGAATATAAATGACACATTTTTGGCTTCAAAAACGTCGTATGCAGAAAACAATCGCTATTGCTCAAAAAACCTTTTCACTAGCAAAGCCAATGGTGAAGAATTTAAACGAGAATGGTTAATATATTCACCATCGCTGGGTAGTGTGTTTTGCTTTGTGTGCAAGCTGTTTAGAGTTTCTCAGTTTGCCCTAGAACGCATGGATTTAGAGACTGGAAGAATTCGTTTTTATCGTTAA
- the LOC136073547 gene encoding DNA transposase THAP9-like isoform X2: MIQATLKAQRPLDLIKCALKVFDVETVKPMDTIFVKSLLKFASPACKPSLQQDNNELEKVQKRAMKQKKNPNLDQNQKPILKCNAVPSVFIFSTNIQKTKRKLPSIRTSVNSLCKFDPLSKKTKFDVYPAIDKPNKEINSTHNDQPESTIKKNDHTSQSPTQSIRSLSPAKEKFKKKVKALQQKLRRKEKKICSLQDMNQFSNQNVKPKGRRYNDEVKKFALTFHFYSPCAYNFLRPMLCLPAASSISDWTSSVNSDPGLFLDVFSYLGHKQKTDINFKHCALIIDAMAIKNSITYDKSSGHYIGFCDFGKDISVCEPDTPATEALIFMLVGLRGHWKTPIGYVLSNKVKASDLTCFIKNILDEALTYELCIKSITFDGTSTNLNSVVPFGCKFGKVIDDIVSTFSYNNQLLHILLDPCHMSKLARNSLNDLGVFIDDEGHYIKWSYIKALFELQELEGLKFANKLSRKHIEFHCQKMNVKIAGQTLSSSVADAIEFLMVSQHPSFLGANSTIRFIRVIDKLFDMLNSRNPNGKHFKKPLYLNNQFYWKDFLNNMITYLSKLTDINSIPLLLHRRKTFVLGLIVDAKSTQKLSTDLLTFHEKPLKYVLTYKYSQDHLELLFACICGKNGYNNNPNVVQLKSSLKRILLRNSIVGSSHANCLMFEPYFNGSIFSLSWKKRLCSVDNFDQEDIDFEEVFLYCDELQMYSYKEAILGYISGFRVRKLINTISCNVCAQSLTDILSYEHSYAKSHSSLNYVKDRGGLFLPSRDVVSAVESCEKEFNFFISGKDFKNPKITSDKNIKHKMIHCVNKLIIKKKVFKGLDSYDLELWTENEDLHSSQLVRKICEYYFRIRMFRYAQDYTTKVLRKSSIGLRQQTNKLILFKGL; the protein is encoded by the exons acaaaaaaaaaatccaaatctTGATCAAAATCAAAAgcctattttaaaatgtaatgctGTGCCatcagtttttatattttctacaaatattcaAAAGACAAAAAGGAAACTCCCATCAATACGAACATCAGTAAATTCATTATGTAAATTTGATCCTTTAtcgaaaaaaacaaagtttgatgTTTACCCTGCTATAGACAAACCCAACAAAGAAATTAATTCAACACATAATGATCAGCCAGAAagcactattaaaaaaaatgaccaCACCAGTCAATCTCCAACACAATCTATAAGATCTTTATCAccagcaaaagaaaaatttaaaaaaaaagtgaaggctttacaacaaaaattaagaagaaaagaaaagaaaatctgTTCTTTACAAGACATG AACCAATTTTCCAATCAAAATGTTAAACCAAAAGGTCGCAGATACAACGATGAAGTGAAAAAATTCGctttaacttttcatttttattctccATGTGCGTATAACTTTCTTCGGCCAATGTTATGTCTTCCTGCTGCCAGTTCAATATCAGATTGGACATCATCTGTAAATAGTGATCCTGGTTTATTCCTTGATGTTTTTTCATATCTTGGTCATAAACAGAAAACAGATATTAATTTTAAGCATTGTGCTCTTATTATTGATGCTATGGCAATCAAAAACAGTATAACTTATGACAAAAGCTCAGGTCACTATATTGGTTTTTGTGATTTTGGTAAAGATATTTCTGTATGTGAACCTGATACTCCAGCTACAGAGGCATTAATTTTCATGTTAGTTGGTTTGCGAGGACATTGGAAAACACCCATTggttatgttttatcaaataaagttaaagcaagtgatttaacatgttttattaaaaatattttagatgaGGCTTTGACATATGAACTTTGTATCAAAAGTATTACATTTGATGGTACtagtacaaatttaaattccGTTGTCCCATTTGGATGTAAGTTTGGCAAAGTCATAGACGATATAGTTAGTactttttcatataacaacCAACTGCTCCACATTTTACTAGACCCATGCCATATGTCTAAATTAGCTAGAAATTCTCTAAATGATTTgggtgtttttattgatgatgagGGCCACTATATTAAATGGAGTTATATTAAAGCTTTGTTTGAGTTACAAGAGCTTGAAGGTTTGAAATTTGCAAACAAACTTTCAAGAAAACATATTGAATTTCATTGCCAAAAAATGAATGTCAAAATAGCTGGCCAAACCCTTAGCAGCTCTGTTGCTGAtgcaattgaatttttaatggtATCACAGCATCCATCTTTCTTAGGAGCAAATAGTACAATCCGTTTTATAAGagttattgataaattatttgacaTGCTCAATTCCAGAAATCCAAATGGTAAACACTTTAAGAAACCTCTATATCTTAATAATCAGTTTTattggaaagattttttaaacaatatgatTACTTATCTGAGCAAGTTGACTGATATTAATAGCATTCCATTGCTTTTACATCGAAGAAAGACATTTGTTTTAGGTTTAATTGTAGATGCTAAAAGCACTCAAAAATTATCCACCGATCTGTTAACGTTTCATGAGAAACCATTAAAGTATGTTCTAACTTACAAATATTCCCAAGATCATCTTGAACTACTATTTGCTTGCATTTGTGGAAAAAATGGTTACAACAACAATCCTAATGTAGTGCAGTTAAAGTCATCGTTAAAACGGATTCTTCTGCGAAACTCCATAGTTGGATCGAGTCATGCTAACTGCCTGATGTTTGAGCCATATTTTAATGGCTCTATTTTTTCTCTTAGTTGGAAAAAAAGGTTGTGTTCTGTTGATAATTTTGACCAAGAGGATATTGACTTTGAAGAAGTTTTTTTGTACTGCGATGAACTTCAAATGTATAGCTACAAAGAAGCAATATTGGGATATATCTCTGGTTTTAGAGTCAGAAAGTTAATAAATACTATTTCATGTAATGTTTGTGCTCAATCATTAACTGATATTTTATCATACGAACATTCCTATGCGAAATCTCATTCTTCATTAAATTATGTGAAAGATCGTGGTGGTTTGTTTTTGCCATCAAGGGATGTTGTTTCTGCTGTCGAGTCGTGTGAGAAagaatttaatttctttattagtggtaaagattttaaaaatccaaaaataacctcagataaaaatataaagcataagaTGATCCATTgtgtaaacaaattaattattaaaaaaaaagtctttaaaggACTTGATAGTTACGACTTAGAATTGTGGACTGAAAATGAAGATTTGCATTCCAGCCAGCTTGTTAGAAAGATATGTGAATATTACTTTAGAATTCGAATGTTCAGATATGCCCAGGATTATACCACTAAAGTTCTAAGAAAGTCGTCAATTGGTTTAAGACAACAAACtaacaaattaatattgttcaagggtttataa